Proteins encoded in a region of the Xylocopa sonorina isolate GNS202 chromosome 1, iyXylSono1_principal, whole genome shotgun sequence genome:
- the Vhdl gene encoding larval-specific very high density lipoprotein, which produces MNALIVFLGTLATTLAISVAKIILLNTITAYVPHGKTVTYKYTADVKAGVIEPASLASQYGIECLLHVKHDATDPTLKNAYYVTLTDVKHGMHNGHTTYHEHVHLVHPIVEAAEAIETPFLVVYDESGNLQGVKLTENEPGWSRNIKKAIASMLHLNLSNIPVQTSTKSHTFSTHEDTIHGICKVEYQVHSVNRTSTTDFVVTKIYEPKYCSHFNYYEFHQFECEKCHTGKQDDMTTTSKRVFEIEQQGNDLLIKKLISYGVINYLPWSANSEAHYLLTNQTLVLQNVVPVSNIQLPVVNFQNNPVLNKVFYDKPQTQYTSQAEVDITYGRHVVKLDELTVKLKQMLEEAANYLKDHHGQPDWKHGQTINRLLRTMSYMNVETLKRVYNELKFTQDSKQEMMKNIFLLVVPNVGTTAACIFTRNLIQTGSIPNWIAVTMLTNLPMHVKDPSEELLLQMEKLLYLGSTVSARVKDAGIFCFATLVHKTFKDKYTGAANNLLDKYLQHFMDHIKNEPTHHMKTVYMMAMKNVKLSHILTHLEPIIRGETVISQKPHTIRTQAIWAIKSMHVTGTHRIYVLLWPILSDVTLPTATRIAAYDALVHHLPDPRDLVNIHWFMTTEKNDHLYNYHVDTIKGLANSVDSCMLPLQEVAKEILSFITTRHATVPLSGKVYVDYVDEKYGYGEAVKGSYVVHHLTGLPYVGSVEHITSVSHKRITGVGIHWNIEGLHEIMKNVKHKVFNQSVQAIKNTNVKNVLTKAARDMPVLEDVDVNVILTINDYVVSMYHYNKDNWMHALDEMAQWKEFFTENMNDINWQSYYSSVAYRNHFEMHMPTDLGVPAILSAKVPSFDSLVGTVSFSEDKNLSDYTVQVKYHSWTHAEPAMSVYNPIVDVWHVIRRPSVQDIVLPIKMHVRYNSETKNIKVTLARLPVSEYSVAEMSTYVKSYVSIFGDETDHLKKSCDTCHHHEMVTGVVNPKKYENVVESKDTGLKFTTSVYNCESTVTPVPPMVEWMKTLTDGHKNTMGYTWVHVIMGIRQQMINDVISGHEKSCATTIKVEPSIVHPTSVIEIVGKVNVQNMDHTSETMSLLSSTRFDVRGTLTAKAASTYEVVRQWDVNVNALLSQGHVNNNVKVMATRTTIGEKNLKICVTARKDYSADTSDLFKVGTGKKEVNSKVTITMGETTEDKCVNDQMDVTITMKGELTDEQKEHTVEDSVHSTCATQTQNSLYHSGGLHVPHTWHCMQEAVLHSTMRKFTVNMALRKVPLQLVSCANILQDVVRSLSHPHVTYSWDHVETGNVKAVVEFPYHTNVLNTEITTPTYTYDLVELPFGDPLWNVWMDNTHYDVTKLYNYVNKRTMPCSIYPRVLLTLDNGTMPFIVPDKWTLMTGDHIDQTYSVFVKSVQTDKLAMKVIVGEHELEVKPLDSEVTVIVNNKVIPDYKKGIMVPEGDQNSYAIKVTKAYEHLVVESTMVPVHIYYVPHTVTVDLKTELQGQVTGLCGCMDGTHKVEIPKIYTVSHV; this is translated from the exons ATGAATGCCCTAATCG TGTTTTTGGGAACGCTAGCTACAACTCTTGCCATTTCTG TtgctaaaataattttattaaatactATTACAGCTTACGTTCCTCATGGAAAAACTGTAACTTACAAATATACCGCTGATGTGAAGGCCGGAGTGATCGAGCCGGCTTCTCTCGCGTCTCAGTACGGCATCGAGTGTCTTCTTCATGTAAAGCATGATGCCACCGACCCAACATTGAAAAATGCCTACTATGTCACTTTAACCGATGTGAAACATGGTATGCATAATGGGCATACAACGTATCATGAGCATGTTCACCTTGTGCATCCGATCGTCGAAGCTGCTGAGGCGATCGAGACACCATTCTTGGTTGTCTACGACGAAAGTGGTAAC TTACAAGGTGTGAAGCTAACGGAAAATGAGCCTGGATGGTCGCGGAACATCAAAAAGGCCatcgcttctatgcttcactTGAATTTGTCCAATATTCCCGTTCAAACTTCTACGAAGTCGCACACTTTCTCAACTCACGAG GACACCATTCATGGAATTTGTAAAGTAGAATATCAGGTGCATTCAGTGAATCGAACGTCCACCACTGACTTTGTAGTCACAAAAATATACGAACCAAAGTACTGCTCACACTTCAACTATTATGAGTTCCATCAATTTGAATGTGAGAAGTGTCACACAGGAAAACAG GATGATATGACGACTACTAGTAAGCGCGTTTTCGAAATAGAACAGCAAGGCAACGATCTACTCATTAAAAAATTGATTAGTTACGGAGTGATCAACTACCTGCCGTGGTCGGCCAACTCAGAGGCTCATTATCTTTTGACAAA CCAAACGTTGGTACTTCAAAACGTTGTTCCTGTATCTAATATTCAACTACCAGTTGTCAACTTCCAAAATAATCCAGTTTTAAACAAAGTTTTCTACGACAAACCGCAAACACAATATACTTCTCAGGCCGAGGTAGACATAACTTATGGCCGACATGTTGTTAAGCTCGACGAGCTTACCGTTAAACTGAAGCAGATGTTGGAGGAAGCTGCCAATTATCTAAAAGACCATCATGGACAACCAGACTGGAAGCATGGCCAAACAATTAACAGACTTTTACGTACTATGAGTTACATGAACGTTGAAACTTTAAAAAGGGTATATAACGAACTCAAATTTACCCAGGATAGCAAACAAGAAATGATGAA GAATATTTTCCTCTTGGTAGTTCCGAACGTAGGAACCACAGCCGCATGTATTTTCACGCGTAATCTGATTCAAACAGGGAGCATTCCGAATTGGATTGCGGTCACAATGCTCACTAATCTTCCGATGCATGTAAAAGATCCTTCGGAGGAACTGCTTTTACAGATGGAAAAACTTCTCTACTTAGGAAGCACCGTTTCCGCACGCGTTAAAGATGCTGGCATATTTTGCTTCGCCACACTGGTCCACAAAACGTTCAAGGACAAGTATACAGGAGCTGCCAACAATCTTTTGGATAAATACTTGCAGCACTTCATGGATCATATTAAAA ACGAGCCAACGCATCACATGAAGACGGTGTACATGATGGCCATGAAAAACGTTAAACTGAGCCATATTCTGACACACCTTGAGCCCATAATTCGCGGCGAAACGGTTATCTCTCAAAAACCGCATACCATTCGTACACAAGCTATTTGGGCCATCAAATCGATGCATGTCACCGGTACTCATCGCATTTATGTTCTACTCTGGCCAATCCTTTCTGATGTTACACTTCCAACGGCGACTAGAATTGCCGCTTACGATGCATTGGTGCATCATTTACCAGACCCAAGAGATCTCGTAAATATTCATTGGTTTATGACTACCGAAAAGAATGACCATTTGTACAATTATCACGTGGACACCATCAAAGGACTCGCTAACTCAGTTGACTCTTGCATGTTGCCACTACAAGAAGTGGCCAAGGAAATATTAAGTTTTATTACAACGCGACATGCTACCGTCCCACTATCAGGCAAAGTTTATGTTGATTACGTAGATGAAAAATACGGATACGGCGAAGCTGTGAAAGGCTCTTACGTTGTCCATCATTTGACTGGCTTGCCCTACGTTGGCTCGGTCGAGCACATTACGTCTGTCAGCCACAAACGTATCACTGGTGTGGGA ATTCATTGGAATATCGAAGGTCTGCACGAAATCATGAAGAACGTAAAGCATAAAGTATTCAACCAGTCTGTACAAGCGATTAAAAACACCAACGTGAAGAATGTGCTAACCAAAGCAGCAAGAGACATGCCTGTGCTCGAAGATGTAGACGTTAATGTGATCCTAACAATAAATGATTACGTCGTATCAATGTACCATTACAACAAGGATAACTGGATGCACGCTCTCGATGAAATGGCGCAATGGAAGGAATTCTTTACAGAGAACATGAATGACATTAACTGGCAAAGTTATTACAGCAGCGTTGCGTATCGCAACCATTTCGAAATGCATATGCCCACTGATCTCGGTGTACCGGCCATTTTGAGCGCGAAAGTCCCTTCGTTCGATTCTTTGGTTGGAACTGTTTCTTTTTCGGAAGATAAAAATCTGTCGGACTACACTGTACAAGTGAAATACCATAGTTGGACGCATGCTGAACCTGCAATGTCAGTCTACAATCCCATCGTCGATGTCTGGCACGTTATTCGCAGGCCATCGGTCCAGGACATTGTTTTACCCATTAAAATGCACGTTCGTTACAATTCAGAGACGAAGAACATTAAAGTTACGCTGGCAAGACTGCCCGTTTCGGAGTACTCGGTTGCTGAGATGTCGACTTATGTTAAAAGCTACGTCAGCATTTTCGGTGACGAGACCGATCATTTGAAAAAGAGTTGCGATACATGTCATCATCACGAGATGGTTACAGGTGTCGTCAACCCGAAAAAGTACGAAAACGTCGTGGAATCAAAAGACACCGGACTTAAATTTACCACATCAGTGTACAATTGTGAAAGCACTGTTACACCTGTTCCACCTATGGTCGAGTGGATGAAGACACTCACAGATGGACATAAAAACACTAT GGGCTACACATGGGTTCACGTTATTATGGGTATTCGCCAGCAAATGATAAATGACGTTATTTCGGGACATGAAAAGAGTTGCGCGACTACTATCAAAGTCGAACCAAGTATCGTTCATCCCACTTCTGTG ATTGAAATAGTTGGAAAAGTTAATGTTCAAAACATGGATCACACCAGTGAAACAATGAGTCTGCTTAGCAGCACGAGGTTTGATGTTCGCGGGACGTTGACAGCTAAGGCAGCCTCCACTTATGAGGTTGTAAGACAATGGGATGTGAATGTTAACGCTTTGCTGTCACAAGGCCACGTGAATAATAATGTGAAAGTTATGGCCACTCGTACCACGATAGGAGAGAAAAATTTGAAG ATATGCGTGACGGCGCGTAAGGATTATTCGGCGGATACTTCAGATTTATTCAAAGTTGGTACCGGAAAGAAGGAAGTCAATTCGAAAGTCACAATTACCATGGGAGAAACAACTGAAGACAAATGCGTGAATGATCAAATGGACGTAACAATTACCATGAAAGGGGAATTAACGGATGAACAAAAGGAACATACTGTGGAAGACAGTGTACATAGTACATGCGCTACACAAACACAGAATTCCTTGTACCACTCTGGGGGTTTACACGTCCCTCATACTTGGCATTGCATGCAAGAAGCTGTACTTCATTCAACGATGAGGAAATTTACCGTGAATATGGCACTAAGAAAG GTACCTCTGCAACTGGTATCCTGCGCAAACATATTGCAAGATGTTGTGCGTAGTCTTTCTCATCCACATGTAACATATTCTTGGGATCACGTCGAGACTGGAAATGTAAAAGCTGTCGTAGAATTCCCATACCATACGAACGTTCTTAACACCGAGATTACCACTCCGACATACACTTACGATTTAGTTGAATTACCATTTGGTGATCCACTTTGGAATGTGTGGAtggataatactcattacgacgTTACAAAATTGTATAATTACGTTAATAAACGTACCA TGCCATGCTCGATCTATCCTCGAGTTCTTCTCACTTTGGATAATGGTACTATGCCATTTATCGTACCCGATAAATGGACTCTGATGACTGGTGATCATATAGACCAGACGTACAGTGTTTTCGTAAAATCAGTGCAGACTGATAAATTGGCCATGAAAGTTATCGTGGGTGAACACGAATTGGAAGTTAAACCTTTAGATTCAGAAGTAACAGTCATCGTAAATAACAAAGTGATCCCCGATTATAAAAAGGGTATAATGGTGCCCGAAGGTGATCAGAATTCCTACGCTATTAA GGTGACCAAAGCTTATGAACATTTAGTAGTTGAGTCAACAATGGTACCAGTTCACATTTATTATGTACCGCATACCGTCACCGTTGATCTGAAAACCGAACTTCAGGGTCAAGTGACTGGTTTGTGCGGTTGCATGGATGGCACCCATAAAGTTGAAATACCAAAAATATATACCGTATCGCATGTTTAA
- the Phb1 gene encoding prohibitin 1, translating into MAQYLNRLGQFGLTMAITGSVINTALYTVDGGHRAVIFDRFTGIKNQVVGEGTHFFIPWVQKPIIFDIRSRPRNIPVITGSKDLQNVNITLRILFRPVPDTLPKIYTILGVDYDERVLPSITNEVLKAVVAQFDAGELITQREIVSQKVREDLMERATQFGLILDDISITHLTFGKEFTQAVEMKQVAQQEAEKARFLVEKAEQHKKAAIISAEGDAQAASLIAKSLGEAGDGLVELRRIEAAEDIAHNLSRSRQVAYLPPGQNVLLNLPQ; encoded by the exons ATGGCTCAGTATCTGAATCGACTTGGACAGTTTGGTTTAACTATGGCTATAACTGGAAGTGTTATTAATACTGCCTTATACACTG TTGACGGAGGTCATCGAGCTGTTATTTTTGATAGGTTTACTGGAATAAAGAATCAGGTTGTAGGGGAAGGAACACATTTTTTCATTCCCTGGGTACAGAAACCTATCATATTTGATATTCGATCTAGACCAAGAAATATTCCTGTAATCACTGGAAGTAAGGATCTGCAAAATGTAAACATcacacttcgtattctcttcagaccTGTGCCAGATACATTGCCAAAAATCTACACTATCCTTGGTGTAGATTATGATGAAAGAGTACTTCCTTCCATTACAAATGAAGTATTAAAAGCTGTAGTCGCTCAATTCGATGCTGGAGAGCTAATCACACAGAGAGAGATTGTCTCTCAAAAAGTTAGGGAAGATTTGATGGAGAGAGCTACTCAGTTTGGATTAATTTTGGACGATATTTCAATT ACACATTTAACATTTGGAAAAGAATTTACTCAGGCTGTGGAAATGAAACAAGTAGCGCAGCAAGAAGCAGAGAAGGCGCGTTTCTTGGTAGAAAAAGCAGAACAACATAAGAAAGCTGCCATTATTAGTGCAGAAGGTGATGCCCAAGCTGCTAGCCTGATTGCAAAATCTCTTGGTGAAGCAGGCGATGGATTAGTTGAACTTAGAAGAATCGAAGCTGCTGAAGACATAGCTCATAATTTGTCTAGATCCCGTCAAGTAGCATATTTGCCACCAGGTCAAAATGTCTTATTAAACTTACCACAGTAA